In Listeria monocytogenes, the following proteins share a genomic window:
- a CDS encoding alpha/beta hydrolase, giving the protein MFAYDIYEPIGRKDGDTFPVIFGLHGFGGDELEMAGRLELLMDRFVVVSMRGDVDYGPAYGFYHMVTEGDPNPREVDYISERVAQFIDKICNDYTSIDKEQVFLAGFDQGAVLTISIMQNYGGQYKAAALLSGRLPYYMEERPANLMLKDKRIFIGHGIEDAVIQISEADDIAQFFEKMGCKVEKHRYFVGHNVNEAEEDDLYSWFESFLPNQSVKNK; this is encoded by the coding sequence ATGTTTGCTTATGATATTTACGAACCAATTGGTAGAAAAGATGGGGATACTTTTCCGGTAATTTTTGGTCTGCATGGTTTTGGTGGCGATGAGCTGGAGATGGCGGGGCGTCTAGAGTTATTAATGGACCGCTTTGTTGTTGTTTCCATGCGTGGAGATGTAGATTATGGTCCTGCTTATGGCTTTTATCATATGGTGACAGAAGGGGACCCGAATCCGCGTGAGGTAGATTATATAAGCGAGCGTGTTGCTCAGTTTATTGATAAAATTTGTAATGATTACACCTCGATAGATAAAGAACAAGTTTTTCTTGCGGGTTTTGATCAAGGCGCAGTTTTAACGATATCCATTATGCAAAATTATGGAGGTCAATATAAAGCAGCAGCGTTACTAAGCGGACGTTTGCCATATTATATGGAGGAAAGACCCGCTAACTTAATGTTGAAAGACAAGCGAATTTTTATCGGTCACGGGATTGAAGATGCTGTCATTCAAATTTCTGAAGCAGACGACATTGCTCAATTTTTCGAAAAAATGGGTTGTAAGGTGGAAAAGCATCGTTATTTTGTTGGACATAATGTCAACGAAGCGGAGGAAGATGACTTATATAGCTGGTTTGAAAGCTTTCTGCCAAATCAATCAGTGAAAAATAAATAA
- a CDS encoding class I SAM-dependent rRNA methyltransferase: MKNLIKVKVFPKFTKGYKEGYPLILKERIEKWPKELQEGDVLELTDTNGQFIARGYHGEQNKGSGWLFTWDKKQQLDEDFLKSLITAAIEKRQFLFTDDSTTAFRIFNGEGDGLGGFTVDYYDGYLVIQWYSLGIYAFQKMIIDIFLSFPEIKGIYEKRRFQEDTKDDFVAGQKATFPLIIKENGINYATYLDDGWMTGIFLDQRDVRRRISEDYAVSKNVLNTFSYTGAFSVAALFGGASKTTSVDVAGRSLSKTKEQLEVNGLDPSEQAIIVEDVFHYFKYATRKQLTFDLVVVDPPSFARTKKVTFRAAKDYPAMLREIIDITAPNGTIIASTNYAGFGMKAFKKLIAEAFQTSDRSYKIIETHSLPADFTVNKNFPEGNYLKVLFLTLDI, encoded by the coding sequence ATGAAGAACCTGATAAAAGTAAAAGTCTTCCCTAAGTTCACAAAAGGCTATAAAGAAGGCTATCCCCTAATTCTTAAAGAACGTATCGAAAAATGGCCCAAAGAATTACAAGAAGGCGACGTATTAGAACTAACTGATACGAATGGTCAATTTATCGCTAGAGGCTACCACGGCGAACAAAATAAAGGTAGCGGCTGGCTTTTCACATGGGACAAGAAACAGCAATTAGATGAAGACTTTCTAAAGAGCCTAATTACTGCTGCAATCGAAAAACGTCAATTTTTATTTACAGATGACTCTACTACTGCTTTCCGAATTTTTAATGGTGAAGGCGATGGTCTTGGTGGATTCACAGTTGATTACTACGATGGCTATCTCGTAATCCAATGGTACAGCCTAGGTATCTATGCTTTCCAAAAAATGATTATTGATATCTTCTTGTCTTTCCCAGAAATAAAAGGTATTTATGAAAAAAGACGCTTTCAAGAAGATACAAAAGATGATTTTGTCGCCGGTCAAAAAGCGACTTTCCCACTTATTATTAAAGAAAATGGCATCAATTATGCAACTTACTTAGATGATGGTTGGATGACTGGGATTTTCTTAGATCAGCGCGATGTCCGCAGAAGAATTAGTGAAGATTACGCAGTTTCTAAAAACGTCTTGAATACATTTTCGTATACTGGGGCATTCTCAGTGGCGGCTTTATTTGGTGGTGCGAGTAAAACGACAAGTGTAGATGTGGCTGGCCGCTCACTCAGCAAAACGAAAGAACAATTAGAAGTAAACGGACTTGACCCAAGTGAGCAAGCAATTATCGTAGAAGATGTTTTTCATTATTTCAAATATGCGACTCGCAAACAATTAACATTTGATTTAGTTGTTGTTGATCCACCTAGCTTTGCGCGCACCAAAAAAGTTACTTTCCGCGCAGCAAAAGATTACCCAGCTATGCTTCGTGAAATCATTGATATTACAGCGCCAAATGGTACTATCATTGCTTCCACTAACTACGCCGGCTTCGGGATGAAAGCATTTAAAAAATTAATTGCGGAAGCCTTCCAAACAAGCGACCGTTCTTACAAAATTATCGAAACCCACTCCTTACCTGCAGATTTCACCGTAAATAAAAACTTTCCTGAGGGGAATTATTTAAAAGTACTCTTTCTTACTTTGGATATTTAA
- a CDS encoding invasion associated endopeptidase: MKKATIAATAGIAVTAFAAPTIASASTVVVEAGDTLWGIAQSKGTTVDAIKKANNLTTDKIVPGQKLQVTEVNEVAKTEKQEKSVSATWLNVRTGAGVDNSIITSIKGGTKVTVETTESNGWHKITYNDGKTGFVNGKYLTDKVASTPVTTTQEVKKEATTEQAAPAAETKTEVKQTTQATTPAPKAAETKETPVVDKNATTHTVKSGDTIWALSVKYGVSVQDIMSWNNLSSSSIYVGQKLAIKQTANTATPKAEVKTEAPAAEKQAAPAVKENTNTNTATTEKKETTTQQQTAPKAPTEAAKPAPAPAPSTNTNANKTNTNNTNTSTPSKNTNTNTNTNANQGSSNNNSNSSASAIIAEAQKHLGKAYSWGGNGPTTFDCSGYTKYVFAKAGISLPRTSGAQYASTTRISESQAKPGDLVFFDYGSGISHVGIYVGNGQMINAQDNGVKYDNIHGSGWGKYLVGFGRV, translated from the coding sequence ATGAAAAAAGCAACTATCGCGGCTACAGCTGGGATTGCGGTAACAGCATTTGCTGCTCCAACAATCGCATCCGCTAGCACAGTAGTAGTAGAAGCTGGAGATACTCTTTGGGGTATCGCTCAAAGTAAAGGGACTACTGTCGACGCAATTAAAAAAGCAAACAATTTAACAACTGATAAAATCGTACCGGGTCAAAAATTACAAGTGACTGAAGTAAATGAGGTCGCTAAAACAGAAAAACAAGAGAAATCTGTTAGCGCAACTTGGCTAAACGTCCGTACTGGCGCTGGTGTTGATAACAGCATTATTACGTCCATCAAAGGCGGCACTAAAGTAACTGTTGAAACAACAGAATCTAACGGCTGGCACAAAATTACTTACAACGATGGAAAAACTGGTTTCGTTAACGGTAAATACTTAACTGACAAAGTAGCAAGCACTCCTGTAACAACAACTCAAGAAGTGAAAAAAGAAGCTACTACTGAACAAGCTGCACCTGCTGCAGAAACAAAAACAGAAGTAAAACAAACAACGCAAGCAACTACACCTGCTCCTAAAGCGGCAGAAACAAAAGAAACTCCAGTAGTAGACAAAAACGCTACTACACACACTGTTAAAAGTGGTGACACAATTTGGGCTTTATCCGTAAAATACGGTGTATCTGTTCAAGACATTATGTCATGGAATAATTTATCTTCTTCTTCTATTTATGTAGGTCAAAAACTTGCTATTAAACAAACTGCTAATACAGCTACTCCAAAAGCAGAAGTGAAAACGGAAGCTCCAGCAGCTGAAAAACAAGCAGCACCAGCAGTTAAAGAAAATACGAATACAAATACAGCTACTACAGAGAAAAAAGAAACAACTACACAGCAACAAACAGCACCTAAAGCACCAACAGAAGCTGCAAAACCAGCTCCTGCACCTGCACCATCTACAAATACAAATGCTAATAAAACGAACACAAATAATACAAATACAAGTACACCATCTAAAAACACAAATACAAACACGAACACAAATGCTAACCAAGGTTCTTCCAACAATAACAGCAATTCAAGTGCAAGTGCTATTATTGCAGAAGCTCAAAAACATCTTGGAAAAGCTTATTCATGGGGTGGTAACGGACCAACTACATTTGATTGCTCTGGTTACACTAAATATGTATTTGCTAAAGCGGGAATCTCCCTTCCACGTACTTCTGGCGCACAATACGCTAGCACTACAAGAATCTCTGAATCTCAAGCAAAACCTGGTGATTTAGTATTCTTTGACTATGGTAGCGGAATTTCTCACGTTGGTATCTACGTTGGTAATGGTCAAATGATTAACGCGCAAGACAATGGCGTTAAATACGATAACATCCACGGCTCTGGCTGGGGTAAATATCTAGTTGGCTTCGGTCGCGTATAA
- the secA2 gene encoding accessory Sec system translocase SecA2, whose protein sequence is MRQNYDDRKIVKQYREIARQIVKKEGLYKNMDQAELCEQTNFWREKFKTKPMTERDKVNIFALAREAASRIIGLDAVVVQLIGALVLGDGKVAEMKTGEGKTLMSLFVMFIEVMRGNRVHLVTANEYLARRDREEIGQVLEYLGVSVALNESGLDKEQKKAIYTADVIYGTASEFGFDYLRDNMVRQKEDKVQSGLDFVLIDEADSILIDEARTPLLISDRKEEDLSLYHKANELVEKMMKDDYEMEEHKRFVWLNDAGIEKAQRFWKVDSLYSAEAQSELRITMLLMRAHFLMHKDKDYVVLNDEVLIIDPHTGRALPGRRFNDGLHQAIEAKEGVEVKEESRTLATITIQNYFRMYKKISGMTGTAKTEEEEFRQIYNMDVVVIPTNLRVNREDMQDDIFYTKKEKGRAIVYEVSWRYEKGQPTLIGTSSIKSNEWISGLLDAAGIPHQVLNAKNHAQEAEIIAKAGKRGMVTLATNMAGRGTDIKLDPDVHKLGGLAVIGTERHESRRIDLQLMGRSGRRGDPGFSKFMISLEDDLLEQFESKSWEKLSAKLKRKAPRDGKPVKSRKIHAVVVDAQKRLEGANYDIRKDLLSYDEVIDLQRKMVYKERDLLLERNKLGVSSEKILREVAEYSFIHPSDISEEELEIYYSRQKELLGGTKFPVSFDQVTLMEPREVVEEIVSWHKNERNKFPVETIAAIEREVYLNLMDQMWVMHLDAMVQLREGIHLRAYGQQDPLVMYQKEGALLFEKFQADYHFYFAHALLELDPDGLIQG, encoded by the coding sequence ATGAGACAGAATTATGATGATCGCAAAATAGTAAAACAGTACCGAGAAATAGCCCGCCAAATTGTAAAAAAAGAGGGCTTATATAAAAATATGGATCAAGCTGAACTTTGTGAACAAACCAATTTTTGGCGCGAGAAGTTCAAGACAAAACCAATGACGGAACGAGACAAAGTTAATATTTTTGCACTGGCAAGAGAAGCAGCAAGTCGGATTATCGGTTTGGATGCAGTAGTAGTGCAATTAATTGGGGCGCTCGTTCTTGGGGATGGCAAAGTGGCAGAAATGAAAACCGGTGAAGGTAAAACATTGATGTCGTTATTTGTTATGTTTATAGAAGTAATGCGTGGTAATCGTGTGCACCTTGTTACTGCCAATGAGTATTTAGCTAGACGTGACCGGGAAGAAATTGGGCAAGTTCTAGAATATCTCGGTGTCTCTGTTGCGCTAAATGAATCTGGTTTAGACAAAGAGCAAAAAAAGGCGATTTATACAGCAGATGTTATTTATGGAACGGCTTCTGAATTTGGCTTTGATTATTTACGCGATAACATGGTACGCCAAAAAGAAGATAAGGTACAGAGTGGACTTGATTTTGTTTTAATAGATGAAGCAGATTCGATTTTAATTGATGAAGCGAGAACGCCATTACTCATTTCTGACCGTAAAGAAGAAGATTTGTCACTTTATCATAAAGCGAACGAGCTAGTAGAAAAGATGATGAAAGATGATTATGAGATGGAAGAACATAAACGCTTTGTTTGGTTGAATGATGCGGGAATTGAGAAGGCGCAGAGGTTTTGGAAGGTCGACTCACTTTATTCTGCCGAGGCGCAGTCTGAGCTTAGAATTACAATGCTTTTAATGCGCGCTCATTTCTTGATGCACAAAGATAAAGATTATGTGGTGCTTAACGATGAAGTACTAATCATTGATCCACATACTGGTCGTGCGCTTCCCGGCCGTCGCTTCAATGATGGACTTCATCAGGCAATTGAGGCGAAAGAGGGCGTGGAAGTAAAAGAAGAATCACGCACGCTCGCAACCATTACTATCCAAAATTATTTCCGGATGTATAAGAAAATTTCTGGAATGACTGGGACGGCTAAAACTGAAGAAGAAGAATTCCGTCAAATTTATAATATGGATGTCGTAGTAATCCCTACCAACCTGCGTGTAAACCGGGAAGATATGCAAGATGACATTTTTTATACGAAAAAGGAAAAAGGACGCGCGATTGTATATGAAGTTTCGTGGCGTTACGAAAAAGGGCAGCCAACTCTAATCGGAACTTCTTCTATTAAAAGTAACGAATGGATCAGTGGCTTGCTCGATGCGGCCGGAATCCCTCACCAAGTATTGAATGCGAAAAACCATGCCCAAGAAGCAGAAATTATTGCCAAAGCTGGGAAACGCGGGATGGTAACTTTAGCAACAAATATGGCTGGTCGGGGAACGGATATCAAGCTGGACCCAGATGTGCATAAGCTAGGTGGACTAGCTGTAATTGGTACAGAACGCCATGAAAGTCGTCGAATAGATTTACAGCTTATGGGACGTTCAGGTCGACGTGGTGACCCTGGTTTCAGTAAGTTTATGATTTCCTTGGAAGACGATTTGTTAGAGCAATTTGAAAGTAAAAGCTGGGAGAAACTTTCCGCGAAACTTAAACGCAAAGCGCCACGTGATGGGAAGCCAGTTAAATCAAGAAAAATTCACGCTGTCGTAGTCGACGCACAAAAACGTCTAGAAGGAGCAAACTACGATATTCGTAAAGACTTGCTTTCCTACGATGAAGTAATCGATTTACAACGCAAAATGGTATATAAAGAACGCGATTTATTATTAGAAAGAAATAAACTTGGAGTCTCTTCCGAAAAAATTCTACGTGAAGTGGCCGAATATTCCTTTATTCATCCAAGTGATATTTCGGAAGAAGAGTTGGAAATTTATTATTCCCGTCAAAAAGAATTGCTTGGCGGAACCAAATTCCCAGTCTCTTTTGACCAAGTAACATTAATGGAACCGAGAGAAGTTGTAGAAGAAATCGTATCTTGGCACAAAAATGAACGTAATAAATTCCCGGTCGAGACAATTGCTGCAATAGAGCGAGAAGTGTATTTGAATTTAATGGACCAAATGTGGGTTATGCATCTCGATGCAATGGTTCAATTACGCGAAGGTATCCATTTGCGAGCATATGGACAACAAGATCCGCTTGTCATGTACCAAAAAGAAGGTGCGCTATTATTTGAGAAATTCCAAGCAGATTACCATTTTTACTTTGCTCATGCCTTGCTTGAACTTGACCCAGATGGTCTAATTCAAGGTTAA
- a CDS encoding AI-2E family transporter: MKGSFTKFKQFFIENKFVLGLLIFLLVALDIYVLTKIAFIFDPLMVILKTVAAPIILAGISYYLFNPIIDWLEKHKWKRGWAIALLYLVIIGLIILLFSFVIPAVKDQIVSLFKSFPGYWDQITQKFDEFSRSSLFDQIKDKLNTNMSDIMKTLSTKGTSVINSAISSIGSIVGTVTEVVLAIVTTPLVLFYLLKDGKKLPDFLLKMLPVNGRAHTRQVLGEANHQISSYIRGQIIVSLCIGILLFIGYLIIGLPYALTLAIIAACTSIVPYLGPAIAITPAIIIAIVTSPWLLIKLIIVWCVVQLLEGKFISPQVMGKTLKVHPITILFVILVAGNLFGVLGVIFAVPGYAVLKVIVTHVFIWFKRISGLYGEQPVSEYVEPPTEEKEL; this comes from the coding sequence GTGAAGGGATCATTCACAAAGTTTAAACAATTTTTTATAGAAAACAAATTTGTGTTAGGGTTACTAATTTTTCTTTTAGTAGCACTTGATATTTATGTATTAACTAAGATTGCCTTTATTTTTGATCCGTTAATGGTAATTCTTAAAACCGTAGCCGCGCCAATCATTTTAGCCGGGATTTCTTACTATTTATTTAATCCTATTATTGATTGGTTAGAAAAACATAAGTGGAAGCGGGGCTGGGCGATTGCATTACTTTATTTAGTGATTATTGGTTTAATCATTTTACTATTTAGTTTTGTTATTCCTGCTGTGAAAGATCAGATTGTTAGCTTATTCAAATCATTCCCGGGTTATTGGGATCAAATTACACAGAAATTTGACGAGTTTAGTCGCTCGAGTTTGTTTGATCAAATAAAAGATAAATTGAATACAAACATGAGCGATATCATGAAGACTCTTTCGACAAAAGGCACGTCGGTAATTAATAGCGCTATTTCAAGTATTGGTAGCATTGTTGGGACGGTAACAGAAGTGGTCTTAGCGATAGTAACCACACCGCTTGTTTTATTCTACTTATTAAAAGATGGGAAAAAATTACCAGATTTCCTACTAAAAATGTTACCAGTAAATGGTCGTGCGCATACTCGCCAAGTGCTTGGTGAAGCAAACCACCAAATCAGTTCTTACATTCGTGGACAAATTATCGTAAGTTTATGTATTGGTATTTTGCTATTTATCGGTTATTTAATTATCGGTCTACCATACGCATTAACACTTGCTATTATCGCAGCGTGTACGAGTATTGTTCCTTATTTAGGACCAGCCATTGCGATTACACCAGCAATTATTATCGCGATAGTTACTTCTCCTTGGTTATTAATTAAATTAATCATTGTATGGTGTGTCGTTCAGTTACTTGAAGGTAAATTCATTTCTCCTCAAGTAATGGGTAAAACGTTAAAAGTACACCCAATCACGATTTTATTTGTTATTTTAGTAGCCGGAAATCTATTCGGTGTACTAGGGGTTATCTTCGCAGTACCAGGTTATGCGGTACTTAAAGTCATCGTAACGCATGTATTTATTTGGTTCAAACGTATCTCAGGTCTTTACGGTGAACAGCCTGTAAGTGAGTATGTAGAACCACCAACAGAAGAAAAAGAATTATAA
- a CDS encoding WxL domain-containing protein — MTIKKTLIVGLIGISSVTLFAPSAFAVTSEGDSKATVKFKAGTGVVNPVDPENPTKPIDPLDPSNPTDPGTGNTGSLTLDYVSSVNFGEQEVSSTEQSYSSTSRKPFIQISDRRGTGAGWKVTATATAFQNEDGAASLSGATLSFKNGETASASTTATTPTAAQTVELPTDGTSIVSVVSAKASEGMGTWINRWFGATPNDTASLNDNVKLTIPAGSATLGDHEATITWTLSDAPGV, encoded by the coding sequence ATGACTATCAAAAAAACATTAATTGTAGGATTAATTGGCATAAGTTCAGTCACACTTTTTGCACCATCTGCTTTTGCAGTAACTTCTGAGGGAGATTCAAAAGCAACCGTTAAATTTAAGGCAGGGACAGGTGTTGTTAACCCGGTTGACCCGGAAAACCCAACGAAACCAATTGACCCGTTAGATCCAAGTAATCCAACTGATCCAGGGACTGGAAACACAGGTTCATTGACATTGGATTATGTGTCTTCTGTAAATTTTGGAGAACAGGAAGTATCATCCACGGAACAAAGCTATTCCTCCACATCAAGAAAACCGTTTATCCAAATATCTGACCGTCGTGGAACAGGCGCAGGTTGGAAAGTGACAGCAACTGCAACCGCTTTTCAAAATGAAGATGGTGCAGCTTCTTTATCTGGAGCAACACTATCCTTTAAAAACGGAGAAACGGCTTCGGCTAGCACAACAGCAACGACACCAACTGCTGCTCAAACAGTTGAATTACCGACAGATGGAACTTCGATTGTGAGTGTTGTTTCGGCAAAAGCATCTGAAGGTATGGGAACATGGATTAATCGTTGGTTTGGGGCTACACCAAATGATACAGCTAGCTTAAACGATAATGTGAAATTAACGATACCAGCAGGAAGCGCAACACTTGGAGACCATGAAGCAACTATTACATGGACATTATCTGACGCGCCAGGAGTTTAA
- a CDS encoding DUF916 and DUF3324 domain-containing protein, with amino-acid sequence MKKSFLSLLFIIPLLVTCSNFTEARAAEGDVGYSVQAHIPANQIDKRQTYFDLKMQPNQKQTVEIDVMNSSNEEIQVEAAINYASTNRTGVIDYTKNDLTKKDKSLEYPLPELAKIPDDQKLLTIPVNGKKTVRVMIEMPAESIDGVVLGAVEFKKKNTKETKKTKGVSLKNEYSYIVGMQLAETDKQVKPHMNLLSIKPALLNYHTAIVANLQNDQPVILENLSIDAKVYQQNSDKLLYQTKKANMKMAPNSNFDFGIDLENQPLKEGKYRLKMTATNGVETWSWDEAFTIGKEGQNLNKEAVNLEKTNTWLYVAIAAGVVLIALIIILVIRKRRQKQEK; translated from the coding sequence TTGAAGAAAAGTTTTCTTAGTTTATTGTTCATTATTCCGTTATTAGTGACATGTAGCAATTTTACAGAAGCGAGGGCGGCAGAAGGAGATGTTGGCTATTCTGTTCAAGCTCATATCCCTGCCAATCAAATAGATAAAAGGCAAACTTATTTTGATTTAAAAATGCAGCCAAACCAAAAACAAACAGTAGAAATCGATGTAATGAATAGTTCGAATGAAGAAATTCAAGTGGAAGCAGCAATCAACTACGCATCCACCAATCGAACTGGTGTCATTGATTACACCAAAAATGATCTTACGAAAAAAGATAAAAGTTTAGAATATCCACTTCCAGAACTAGCTAAAATTCCAGACGACCAAAAACTCCTAACGATACCAGTAAATGGCAAAAAGACCGTCCGAGTGATGATTGAAATGCCTGCTGAATCGATTGATGGCGTTGTATTGGGCGCAGTAGAGTTTAAAAAGAAAAACACCAAAGAGACAAAGAAAACAAAAGGTGTCTCCTTAAAAAATGAATATTCCTATATTGTCGGCATGCAACTAGCTGAAACCGACAAACAAGTCAAACCACATATGAATTTACTAAGTATCAAACCGGCACTCCTCAACTATCACACAGCGATAGTTGCCAACTTACAAAACGATCAACCAGTCATTCTGGAAAACCTAAGTATTGATGCAAAAGTCTATCAACAAAATTCGGATAAATTACTTTACCAAACAAAGAAAGCGAATATGAAAATGGCGCCAAATTCCAATTTTGATTTTGGGATTGACTTGGAAAATCAACCTTTAAAAGAAGGTAAATACAGATTAAAAATGACTGCAACGAATGGCGTGGAAACCTGGAGTTGGGACGAAGCGTTCACCATTGGTAAAGAAGGACAAAACTTAAATAAAGAAGCAGTAAACCTAGAGAAAACGAACACATGGCTTTACGTTGCGATTGCTGCTGGTGTGGTTCTTATAGCACTAATCATCATCTTGGTTATAAGAAAACGAAGACAAAAACAAGAAAAATAA